Proteins from a single region of Runella sp. SP2:
- a CDS encoding bifunctional 2-polyprenyl-6-hydroxyphenol methylase/3-demethylubiquinol 3-O-methyltransferase UbiG: MTKFWEKAFKEKQEMWGHVPANSAELAKDFFKKHHVKDVLIPGIGYGRNAKTFIENGIKVTGIEISETAIEIAKKYFGDELTIHHGSVTEMPFDNTLYDGIFCYGLIYLLDQDERQKLIQDCYKQLKDDGFMFFTAITKAAKTYGQGIQISKDRFEMFGGVKIYFYDDESIKEEFGDVGLFEVTDVEENYPFYLIKCRKGMNSHFKMT; this comes from the coding sequence ATGACAAAATTTTGGGAAAAAGCTTTTAAAGAAAAACAAGAAATGTGGGGCCATGTACCCGCAAACTCTGCCGAATTGGCAAAGGATTTTTTTAAAAAGCATCACGTAAAAGATGTATTAATTCCTGGGATTGGCTATGGGCGAAATGCAAAAACATTCATAGAAAACGGCATAAAAGTAACGGGGATAGAAATTTCTGAGACAGCAATTGAGATTGCTAAAAAATATTTTGGTGATGAATTGACGATACATCATGGCTCCGTAACAGAGATGCCTTTTGATAACACATTATATGACGGTATATTTTGTTATGGACTTATTTATTTGTTAGACCAAGATGAACGCCAAAAACTAATTCAAGACTGCTATAAGCAGTTAAAAGACGACGGTTTCATGTTCTTCACAGCAATTACTAAGGCTGCTAAAACTTATGGGCAAGGCATTCAAATTAGTAAAGACAGATTTGAAATGTTTGGTGGTGTAAAAATATACTTTTATGACGATGAAAGTATCAAGGAGGAATTTGGTGATGTAGGACTCTTCGAGGTAACGGATGTAGAAGAAAACTACCCTTTTTATCTGATAAAGTGTAGGAAGGGGATGAATTCACATTTTAAAATGACTTAA
- a CDS encoding ABC transporter ATP-binding protein, with protein sequence MLQARNLSKTYGEQTALNNLTLTIHEGEIFALLGQNGAGKTTTINCFLGFITPTSGEVRINGISVGENALETKKYLAYIPETVMLYANLTGLENLAFFSSLAGFHYGEVELSDFLSKAGLQTSAHNQRVGGYSKGMRQKVGIAIAVAKKAKALLLDEPTSGLDPKASNEFSEILRELAKNGTAVLMATHDIFRAKEVANRIGIMKEGNLVSVIDAKDISANELEQLYLQTV encoded by the coding sequence ATGTTACAAGCAAGGAATTTAAGTAAAACCTACGGCGAGCAAACCGCTCTCAACAACCTGACTCTGACCATCCATGAAGGCGAAATATTTGCGCTTTTAGGGCAAAATGGTGCGGGTAAAACAACCACAATCAATTGTTTTTTAGGATTTATTACTCCTACGAGCGGCGAAGTACGTATCAATGGAATTTCGGTCGGAGAAAATGCTCTCGAAACCAAAAAATACTTGGCCTATATACCCGAAACGGTCATGCTTTATGCCAACCTGACGGGGCTCGAAAATCTTGCTTTTTTTTCTTCTTTGGCAGGGTTTCATTACGGAGAAGTGGAACTGAGTGACTTCCTAAGCAAAGCAGGTTTACAAACATCTGCTCATAACCAACGCGTAGGCGGCTACTCCAAAGGAATGCGGCAAAAAGTGGGTATCGCCATTGCCGTCGCTAAAAAAGCCAAAGCTTTATTGCTCGATGAGCCTACTTCTGGCCTTGACCCCAAAGCCTCTAACGAATTTTCGGAGATTTTGCGTGAATTGGCCAAAAATGGTACGGCCGTTTTGATGGCAACGCACGATATTTTTCGGGCCAAAGAGGTAGCCAATCGCATCGGCATCATGAAAGAAGGCAATCTGGTATCGGTGATTGATGCCAAGGATATTTCGGCCAATGAATTGGAGCAACTTTATCTGCAAACGGTGTGA
- a CDS encoding DUF3526 domain-containing protein: MNTLLLKNFFRSKGLMIGLLFLLGAGLVSLHIGKLFLDKNQEIIEKTAHYQQESIARNVKFHPKEIGLLLYYVRFGLVNEMSPLAGLSMGQRDVHPSLQSVTIRNLEEQKYETDLMNPMYQLLGNLDFSFVLICFFPLIIIAFCFNLISEEKEGGTWSLVLSQSSRPLSMIKAKILIRYASVLSVLVLLLVVASVYLHLPLDAALLAFALTSILYVSFWFALAWLVVSFQKNSSQNALILLLSWVLLTLVAPATINALTLHLYPVPEAFSVVLESRDGYHNKWDEPKEPTVAKFHQHYPQFSQYQHPEGKDYSWLWYYAMQQMGDDEAAPDALALKEKLQKRNRLSSIVGLFFPTVHVQLSLNALSLSDMDNYLHFLEKLEDFHEQKRLYFYPKIFTEVPVVSEKWAAFGLEYYREKVEVQWLKMLLPLLIITGLCLGWASLKFNKNGNEENFKLS, translated from the coding sequence ATGAATACACTTTTGTTAAAAAATTTTTTTCGTTCTAAAGGCTTAATGATAGGGCTTTTGTTTTTGCTCGGAGCGGGGTTAGTCAGCTTACACATTGGCAAACTTTTTCTCGATAAAAATCAAGAAATAATTGAAAAAACGGCACACTATCAGCAAGAAAGCATTGCTAGAAACGTAAAATTTCACCCCAAAGAAATAGGACTGCTACTGTACTATGTTCGTTTTGGACTGGTCAACGAAATGTCTCCTTTAGCAGGATTGTCGATGGGGCAGCGCGATGTGCATCCGTCACTTCAAAGCGTTACCATTCGTAATTTAGAAGAACAAAAATACGAAACTGATTTGATGAATCCGATGTATCAGTTGTTGGGTAATCTGGACTTTAGTTTTGTCTTGATTTGCTTTTTTCCGCTCATCATTATCGCTTTTTGTTTCAATCTCATTTCAGAAGAAAAAGAAGGCGGAACGTGGAGTTTGGTGTTAAGTCAATCGTCGCGCCCGTTGTCCATGATAAAGGCGAAAATCCTGATTCGTTACGCAAGCGTTTTGAGTGTGTTGGTGTTGCTGCTGGTAGTTGCTTCGGTATATTTACACCTTCCGCTGGATGCGGCTTTGTTGGCTTTTGCGTTGACGAGTATTCTCTACGTGAGTTTCTGGTTTGCCTTGGCGTGGTTGGTCGTAAGTTTTCAAAAAAACTCCAGTCAAAACGCCCTGATTTTGTTGCTTTCGTGGGTCTTGCTTACGTTGGTTGCACCCGCAACTATCAATGCTTTGACCCTACATTTGTACCCTGTTCCAGAGGCGTTTAGCGTAGTTTTGGAAAGCCGAGACGGCTATCACAATAAGTGGGATGAACCAAAAGAACCGACTGTAGCGAAGTTTCACCAACATTACCCGCAATTCAGCCAATACCAACACCCTGAAGGCAAAGATTACAGTTGGCTTTGGTACTACGCCATGCAGCAAATGGGCGACGACGAAGCCGCTCCCGACGCTCTGGCACTCAAAGAGAAACTTCAAAAACGCAATAGATTGAGCAGTATCGTGGGACTGTTTTTTCCGACCGTTCATGTCCAACTTAGCCTCAATGCACTGAGCTTGTCTGACATGGACAATTACCTGCACTTCCTCGAAAAACTTGAAGACTTTCACGAGCAAAAACGCCTCTATTTTTACCCGAAAATCTTCACCGAAGTCCCCGTAGTTAGCGAAAAATGGGCCGCTTTCGGGTTGGAGTATTACAGGGAAAAAGTAGAGGTTCAATGGCTAAAAATGTTACTTCCTTTGCTGATAATTACTGGATTGTGCTTGGGTTGGGCAAGCTTGAAATTTAATAAAAATGGAAATGAAGAGAATTTTAAATTAAGCTAA